AAGGCGTTCCAGGGCCTCAGCGCGCAGATGCGCGAGCACGGCTGGTCGACCATCCGAGAGGCGTTCCGCAAGACCAGCGACGTGACGACGCTGACGGCGTTCACGGAGGACTCGATCGCCATCGGCGGTGCGGCGCTCGCGCTCGTCGGCATCTTCCTCTCGCGGTGGACCGGAAACCCCATCTACGACGCCGTAGCGTCCTTCCTCATCGGGCTCCTGTTGATGGGCTTCGCGCTCGCGCTCGCGTGGGAGAACAAGCGCCTGCTCATCGGCGAGAGCCTCCCGAGCGACGAGGAACAGGCCCTCAAGGGCATCGTCGCCCGATGGGACGGCGTCCGCCACATCGACGACTTCCGGACGGTGTTCTTCGGCCCCGAACGACTCGTCGTGACTGCCGACGTCAGCTTCGAGGACGGCCTGGAGACGGAGCAGATCGACGACCGCATCACCGCCATCGAACGCGCGCTCATCGAGCACGAACCGCAGATCCGGAAGGTGTACATCGAACCCGAGCGGTGAACGACCACCACCACCACCTTTTGCTGCGCGGGGGTCCTTCGGACCCCCCGCTGGCAA
The Halomarina pelagica DNA segment above includes these coding regions:
- a CDS encoding cation diffusion facilitator family transporter, translating into MASSKSVVLAALFANAAIAVLKFVGYLLTRSPSMLAETYHSISDTGNQIFLLFGIRYSGKEASREHPFGYGKAQFFYSFLVAVLLFGIAGWESASHGYEAIVHPHPISPGTTTVAGVTFPNVWVNYAVLLSAIAFESYALRKAFQGLSAQMREHGWSTIREAFRKTSDVTTLTAFTEDSIAIGGAALALVGIFLSRWTGNPIYDAVASFLIGLLLMGFALALAWENKRLLIGESLPSDEEQALKGIVARWDGVRHIDDFRTVFFGPERLVVTADVSFEDGLETEQIDDRITAIERALIEHEPQIRKVYIEPER